The Streptomyces rubrogriseus genomic sequence ACTGAGGCGCTCGCAGCGAAGCGAAACGCCGACTCGCTTCGCGGCACCATCACGCAGGGAGTTACGACCGTGGCAAGTGGCAACGCGATCCGGGGAAGCCGGGTCGGGGCGGGGCCGATGGGCGAGGCCGAGCGCGGCGAGTCCGCGCCGCGTCTGCGCATCTCCTTCTGGTGCTCCAACGGACACGAGACACAGCCGAGCTTCGCGAGCGACGCCCAGGTCCCGGAGACCTGGGACTGCCCGCGCTGCGGCTTCCCCGCCGGACAGGACCGGGACAATCCTCCCGACCCGCCGCGCACCGAGCCCTACAAGACCCACCTCGCGTACGTGCGCGAACGCCGCAGCGACGCGGACGGCGAGGCGATCCTCGCCGAGGCGCTCGCCAAACTGCGCGGCGAGATCTAGCTCCGTACACCGTCGGTTTCCGTCTCCGTCGGTCGCCTTCACTCCTGATCACTTAGGTTGGAACAGCTGTACAGGGGACAGCTGGGACACCCAAGGAAGAAGGCTGACGTCCGACATGAACGCAGACGGCCGTACCAGGCTCCACCAGACGCCCGAATGGGCCGCGCTGGTCAAGCACCGCGAGCAGCTCGGCGAGGTGCGGCTGCGCGAGCTGTTCGCCGCCGACCCGGGGCGCGGCACCGGCTGGACGCTGCGCGTGGGAGACCTCCACGTCGACTACTCGAAGCACCTGGTCACCGACGAGACGCTGGCCCTGCTCCAGGAGCTGGCCGCAGCGACCGGCGTGTCCGGGCTGCGCGACGCGATGTTCCGCGGTGAGCGGATCAACATCACCGAGGACCGGGCGGTGCTGCACACCGCGCTGCGGGCGCCGCGGGACGCGGTGATCGAGGTCGACGGCGAGAACGTCGTCCCCAAGGTGCACGCCGTGCTCGACAAGATGGCCGGCTTCGCCGACCGGGTCCGCTCCGGCGAGTGGACCGGCCACACCGGCCGGCGCATCAAGAACGTCGTCAACATCGGCATCGGCGGCTCCGACCTCGGTCCGGCGATGGCCTACGAGGCGCTGCGGGCCTTCACCGACCGCTCCCTCACCCTCCGCTTCGTGTCCAACGTGGACGGCGCCGACCTGCACGAGGCGGTCCGGGACCTGGACCCGGCCCAGACGCTGTTCGTCATCGCGTCCAAGACCTTCACCACCATCGAGACGATCACGAACGCCACTTCCGCCCGCTCCTGGCTGCTGGACGGCCTCGGGGGTGACGAGAAGGCGGTCGCGAAGCACTTCGTGGCCCTGTCGACCAACGCCGAGAAGGTCTCCGGCTTCGGCATCGACACGGCCAACATGTTCGAGTTCTGGGACTGGGTCGGCGGCCGCTACTCCTTCGACTCGGCCATCGGGCTGTCGCTGATGATCGCCATCGGCCCGGACCGCTTCCGGGAGATGCTCGACGGCTTCCACCTGGTCGACGAACACTTCCGCACCGCCCCCGCCGATTCCAACGTGCCGCTGCTGATGGGGCTGTTGGGCGTCTGGTACGGCAGCTTCCTGGGCGCGCAGTCGCACGCGGTGCTGCCGTACTCGCACTACCTGTCGAAGTTCACCGCGTACCTCCAGCAGCTGGACATGGAGTCCAACGGCAAGTCCGTCGACCGCGAGGGCAATCCCGTGGAGTGGCAGACCGGGCCGGTGGTGTGGGGCACGCCCGGCACCAACGGGCAGCACGCGTACTACCAGTTGATCCATCAGGGCACGAAGCTGATCCCGGCGGACTTCATCGGCTTCGCGCGGCCCGTGGGCGAGCTGAGCG encodes the following:
- a CDS encoding RNA polymerase-binding protein RbpA; its protein translation is MASGNAIRGSRVGAGPMGEAERGESAPRLRISFWCSNGHETQPSFASDAQVPETWDCPRCGFPAGQDRDNPPDPPRTEPYKTHLAYVRERRSDADGEAILAEALAKLRGEI
- the pgi gene encoding glucose-6-phosphate isomerase, which gives rise to MNADGRTRLHQTPEWAALVKHREQLGEVRLRELFAADPGRGTGWTLRVGDLHVDYSKHLVTDETLALLQELAAATGVSGLRDAMFRGERINITEDRAVLHTALRAPRDAVIEVDGENVVPKVHAVLDKMAGFADRVRSGEWTGHTGRRIKNVVNIGIGGSDLGPAMAYEALRAFTDRSLTLRFVSNVDGADLHEAVRDLDPAQTLFVIASKTFTTIETITNATSARSWLLDGLGGDEKAVAKHFVALSTNAEKVSGFGIDTANMFEFWDWVGGRYSFDSAIGLSLMIAIGPDRFREMLDGFHLVDEHFRTAPADSNVPLLMGLLGVWYGSFLGAQSHAVLPYSHYLSKFTAYLQQLDMESNGKSVDREGNPVEWQTGPVVWGTPGTNGQHAYYQLIHQGTKLIPADFIGFARPVGELSDELKVQHDLLMANFFAQTQALAFGKTPDEVRAEGVPEELVPHKTFRGNHPTTTVLAAELTPSVLGQLIALYEHKVFVQGAIWNIDSFDQWGVELGKVLAKRIEPALTEGADVPGLDASTVALVAAYRELRDRQ